Proteins found in one Vallitalea guaymasensis genomic segment:
- a CDS encoding DUF421 domain-containing protein, producing the protein MPFLLKPIVLYVVAIVLLRITGRRSLAQMTIAQTVMVISIGAIIVEPFADKDIIKTIIAASIYIVLLLLFEYLEFHFHFFEKIAVGREVIIIENGSFIPANLKKLKLTKAEIMTRVRQEGIPNLNYIEKGTLEPNGQFGFILKRGAEPIRVQDMEYLLNTILLKQHLIDKPINLVDELKKQQI; encoded by the coding sequence ATGCCTTTTCTATTAAAGCCCATAGTTTTGTATGTAGTTGCTATTGTATTACTTAGAATTACTGGTAGAAGGTCATTGGCGCAGATGACTATTGCACAGACAGTAATGGTAATATCTATTGGAGCAATTATTGTAGAGCCTTTCGCTGATAAGGATATTATAAAAACAATAATTGCAGCTTCAATATATATAGTTCTATTGCTTTTATTTGAATATCTGGAATTTCATTTTCACTTCTTTGAAAAAATAGCAGTTGGAAGAGAAGTCATCATCATAGAAAATGGAAGTTTTATACCTGCAAACCTAAAAAAACTTAAGCTTACCAAAGCAGAGATTATGACTAGGGTTAGACAAGAAGGAATACCTAATCTTAATTACATTGAAAAAGGAACATTAGAACCAAATGGACAATTTGGTTTTATATTGAAAAGGGGAGCAGAGCCAATTAGGGTTCAAGATATGGAATATCTATTAAATACTATATTACTAAAACAGCATTTAATAGATAAACCAATAAATCTGGTTGATGAATTAAAAAAACAGCAGATTTAA
- a CDS encoding ABC transporter ATP-binding protein has translation MTDTILEVNNLVKYFPIKAGLLQKVVGHVKAVDGVSFELKEGKTFGLVGESGCGKTTVGRTLLRLTEPTDGEVIYNGENIFKLKHKQMRKLRPELQIIFQDPYSSLSPRLPIGEIVGEGVKEHNIVLKEEYKDYIIKIIEECGLQNYHIDRYPHEFSGGQRQRICIARALALNPKVIIADEPVSALDVSIQAQIINLLKDIQEERGLAYVFISHDLSVVEHIADEVGVMYLGNLVEKSDRDEIFKNPLHPYTKALFSAVPVPDPTLKKKRIILQGEIPSPANPPKGCKFCTRCSYAEKICREEVPEYKDIGNNHYVACHLYD, from the coding sequence ATGACAGACACAATACTGGAAGTCAATAATCTGGTAAAATATTTTCCTATCAAAGCTGGATTATTGCAAAAAGTGGTAGGTCATGTAAAAGCTGTTGATGGAGTATCATTTGAATTAAAAGAAGGTAAAACTTTTGGCTTAGTAGGAGAATCAGGTTGCGGTAAAACTACCGTTGGTAGAACTTTATTAAGATTAACTGAACCTACAGACGGAGAAGTCATATACAATGGAGAAAACATTTTTAAATTGAAGCATAAACAAATGCGAAAGTTAAGACCAGAATTGCAGATAATATTCCAAGATCCATATAGTTCTCTTAGCCCTAGATTACCAATAGGTGAAATTGTTGGTGAAGGTGTAAAAGAACATAATATCGTTTTGAAAGAAGAATATAAAGACTACATAATAAAAATAATTGAAGAATGTGGTTTGCAAAATTATCACATAGACAGATACCCACATGAATTTTCAGGAGGACAGCGTCAAAGAATATGTATTGCCAGAGCATTGGCACTTAATCCAAAAGTGATTATAGCTGATGAGCCAGTATCAGCATTGGACGTGTCTATCCAAGCTCAGATTATCAATTTGTTGAAAGACATTCAAGAAGAGAGAGGATTGGCATATGTATTTATTTCTCACGATTTATCAGTAGTTGAACATATCGCTGATGAAGTAGGAGTTATGTATCTAGGTAACTTGGTAGAGAAATCAGATAGGGATGAAATATTCAAGAATCCATTACATCCTTATACTAAAGCCTTATTCAGTGCTGTACCTGTACCTGATCCTACTCTTAAGAAAAAAAGGATTATACTACAAGGTGAAATACCTTCTCCAGCAAATCCTCCAAAAGGATGTAAATTCTGTACAAGATGTTCTTATGCAGAAAAAATCTGTAGAGAAGAAGTTCCAGAGTATAAAGATATTGGTAATAACCATTATGTTGCCTGTCATCTTTATGATTAG
- the mbhE gene encoding hydrogen gas-evolving membrane-bound hydrogenase subunit E, whose amino-acid sequence MRRKSIAIYLILLFFLCISFDIIPIDNATDVLNYYIKNSYRETGSINVVTSIYLNYRVFDTIFETLLLLISIIGIIYFSRHEGDY is encoded by the coding sequence ATGAGAAGAAAATCAATAGCTATATATTTGATACTACTTTTTTTCCTGTGTATATCTTTTGATATCATACCCATAGATAACGCCACTGATGTACTAAATTATTACATTAAAAATAGCTATAGAGAAACTGGTAGCATCAATGTTGTTACCTCAATCTATTTGAATTATAGAGTGTTCGATACAATATTTGAAACTTTACTATTATTGATAAGTATTATAGGTATAATCTACTTTTCTAGACATGAAGGAGATTATTAA
- the mnhG gene encoding monovalent cation/H(+) antiporter subunit G, producing MIITIGYIIISIGLVFMLIGFIGLFKFKNFYSRVLVSSVIDTASFITITIGIIFIKGFSFFSLKIVLILLLMLFLNPLATHTIARGAYTSGLRIGDDD from the coding sequence ATGATTATTACTATTGGATATATTATTATATCTATTGGTCTTGTATTCATGCTAATAGGTTTTATAGGACTTTTCAAATTCAAGAATTTTTACTCGAGGGTATTAGTATCTTCTGTTATTGATACCGCATCATTCATAACCATAACTATAGGTATTATTTTCATAAAAGGCTTTAGCTTCTTCAGCCTCAAAATAGTACTTATACTTTTACTTATGCTTTTTTTGAACCCTTTAGCTACACATACGATTGCTAGAGGAGCATACACTAGCGGATTGCGGATAGGAGATGATGACTAA
- a CDS encoding Na+/H+ antiporter subunit E, whose protein sequence is MKYIINHKIFILFLTVIWCILCGSFSIFTVAEGFLLSSFAVFISCHIPGGAQFLHSINISFFMFLKFIFILFIDIYSSTFSIFKLIFTSNISPRLVPIKTTLNNEWSIFFLANAITLTPGTVTVNRKGNKLLILTTYPEKSDKIINPNIVKALRKGVKH, encoded by the coding sequence TTGAAATATATTATAAACCACAAAATCTTTATTTTATTTCTTACAGTGATTTGGTGCATTCTATGTGGCAGTTTTTCAATATTTACAGTAGCTGAAGGCTTTCTTCTTTCATCTTTTGCTGTTTTTATAAGTTGTCATATACCAGGAGGTGCACAATTTCTGCACAGCATAAATATATCTTTTTTTATGTTCCTTAAATTTATCTTTATACTATTCATTGATATTTATTCATCAACATTTAGTATATTCAAGTTAATATTTACCTCAAATATTAGTCCTAGACTAGTACCTATTAAGACAACGTTAAACAACGAATGGTCAATATTTTTTTTAGCTAATGCAATAACTCTAACTCCAGGGACTGTTACAGTTAACAGAAAAGGTAATAAGCTATTGATATTAACTACATATCCTGAAAAATCTGATAAAATTATAAATCCAAATATTGTGAAAGCGCTAAGAAAAGGAGTGAAACATTGA
- a CDS encoding DUF4040 domain-containing protein translates to MLEVALILLVVLAVLSVQTNTLRRAIVYLCVFSLLCSFCYLLYQAPDVAIAEAVIGCTLSTIIYLVALNKYKVFRVYYIIEKPKDPISIIQKNALCKTLGNYSYEKELELDIVISDKSIEEIVNDYPYDVIVQHNVSSTTIYGDKSNYHFDDLISYIDINSSINVGHDYIVEDEGDSLL, encoded by the coding sequence ATGCTAGAAGTTGCATTGATACTATTGGTTGTATTAGCTGTTCTCTCTGTTCAAACTAATACACTTAGAAGAGCAATTGTATATTTATGTGTTTTTTCCTTACTCTGCTCTTTTTGTTATCTATTATACCAAGCACCAGATGTTGCTATTGCCGAAGCTGTTATAGGTTGTACCCTTTCAACTATCATATATCTGGTTGCATTAAATAAATATAAAGTATTCAGAGTGTATTATATTATAGAAAAACCCAAAGATCCTATTTCCATCATACAAAAAAATGCTTTGTGTAAAACATTAGGTAACTACTCTTATGAAAAAGAACTGGAACTTGATATTGTCATATCAGACAAAAGCATTGAAGAAATAGTTAATGATTACCCCTACGATGTAATTGTACAACACAATGTTTCCAGTACAACTATCTATGGTGATAAGTCAAATTATCATTTTGATGATTTAATAAGCTATATTGATATAAACAGCAGCATTAATGTTGGTCATGATTACATTGTTGAAGATGAAGGAGATTCGTTGTTATGA
- a CDS encoding cation:proton antiporter subunit C, giving the protein MNNIINGETIGIALFFIGMYGLLARRNIIKTIISMGIIQSGIILFFLTINYTDNSIPPIGENIEKVTSDPLPQALMITAVVIGISITAVSLTMFITLYHRYGTTNWYKATKKRGENI; this is encoded by the coding sequence ATGAATAATATAATAAATGGTGAAACTATAGGTATAGCATTATTTTTTATAGGTATGTACGGTCTTTTGGCTAGACGTAATATAATAAAGACAATTATCTCTATGGGAATTATTCAATCTGGGATAATCTTGTTTTTTTTAACAATAAATTATACTGATAATTCTATACCACCTATTGGTGAAAATATAGAAAAAGTTACTTCTGACCCGTTACCTCAAGCTTTGATGATTACAGCAGTTGTAATAGGTATTTCTATAACAGCAGTTAGTCTTACTATGTTCATCACGCTATATCACCGTTATGGTACAACTAACTGGTATAAAGCTACTAAAAAAAGAGGAGAGAATATATGA
- a CDS encoding complex I subunit 5 family protein, with protein MIQLYFFILIPIIIASISYLFKTRYNKPLILISQLILFVCSVINFTHIKNNSPITSILGNYKAGVGIALKADIISSVFVMLTIFLFTCMIIYNFRKHYMNNLFLFLFLILQGLINGIFLSMDFFNLYVLIEVSTIVVSILIMFKKDSRSIYDGMLYLLINIVAMTFFLIGIGYIYKIFGSLDITIIQDKMIRVTDIKSLILPYSLIITAISLKSAVMPLFSWLPRAHGTHSSPSIVSAILSGLYVKCGVYLFFRIQNMFSPAFDTSTIFLIMGFLTAVVGFIFALSQVDIKLILSYHTISQIGLIIFGLSLNNTYSYWGSIYHIINHAIFKSVLFLTAGIIIEEYETRDIRQIRGVFKRMPFVSIFTFMAILGITGAPFFNGSISKYLIQKGSYSGLMDYGFILINLGTILSFVKYLSMFRGSYDGKKYSPPFNQKIAIAMLGTLCFLGGIMGIELIKFLFNVNLHITLDGYLIKSLLYIVSIILGLFFYRFLYKKIKLFNNIREINLSFNQICLTITIYFSIILTTMLILEKYNYI; from the coding sequence ATGATACAGCTATATTTTTTTATTTTAATTCCAATTATAATTGCATCAATATCCTATCTATTCAAAACTAGATACAATAAACCTTTGATACTAATATCTCAACTAATTCTTTTTGTATGTAGTGTAATTAATTTTACCCATATAAAAAACAATAGTCCCATAACCAGTATTCTAGGTAACTATAAGGCTGGTGTAGGTATTGCACTAAAGGCTGATATTATATCTTCTGTTTTTGTTATGCTTACAATATTCCTCTTTACATGCATGATTATATATAATTTCAGAAAGCACTATATGAATAATTTGTTTTTATTTTTATTCTTGATACTTCAAGGTTTGATAAACGGTATTTTCCTATCAATGGATTTTTTCAATCTATATGTTCTTATTGAAGTATCAACTATTGTTGTTAGTATACTGATTATGTTCAAAAAAGATAGTAGGTCAATATATGACGGCATGCTGTACCTACTCATAAATATCGTAGCTATGACGTTTTTTCTCATAGGTATTGGATACATATACAAGATTTTTGGTTCTCTGGATATTACAATCATCCAGGATAAGATGATTAGAGTTACAGATATAAAATCATTGATATTGCCTTATAGCTTAATCATAACTGCTATAAGCCTGAAATCAGCAGTCATGCCACTATTCAGCTGGCTGCCTAGAGCTCATGGAACCCACTCCTCCCCTTCAATTGTTTCAGCTATATTATCAGGGTTGTATGTCAAATGTGGTGTTTATCTATTCTTTAGAATTCAGAATATGTTTTCTCCTGCTTTTGATACAAGTACCATATTTCTTATTATGGGATTTTTGACTGCTGTAGTAGGATTCATATTTGCATTATCTCAAGTAGATATAAAATTAATTCTTTCCTATCATACTATAAGTCAAATTGGTCTGATTATCTTTGGTTTGAGCCTTAATAACACATATAGTTACTGGGGCAGTATTTATCATATCATCAATCATGCCATTTTTAAATCCGTATTATTTTTAACAGCCGGTATTATTATAGAAGAATATGAAACCAGAGATATACGTCAGATAAGAGGAGTCTTCAAACGGATGCCCTTTGTTAGTATATTTACTTTTATGGCTATATTAGGTATAACTGGAGCTCCATTTTTCAACGGTAGTATCTCCAAATACCTAATTCAAAAAGGTAGTTATAGTGGTTTAATGGATTATGGATTTATCCTTATTAATCTTGGTACCATTCTATCTTTTGTAAAGTATCTAAGCATGTTCAGAGGTTCCTATGATGGTAAAAAATATTCTCCACCCTTTAATCAAAAAATAGCAATAGCCATGTTAGGAACTTTATGTTTCCTAGGTGGTATAATGGGGATCGAGTTAATTAAATTCCTATTTAATGTAAATCTACATATAACATTAGATGGATATTTAATTAAAAGTTTGCTCTATATAGTTAGTATTATACTTGGTCTATTTTTCTATAGATTCTTGTACAAAAAGATAAAGTTATTTAACAACATAAGAGAAATCAACTTAAGTTTCAATCAGATTTGTTTGACAATAACCATTTACTTTTCAATAATTTTAACTACCATGTTAATACTTGAAAAATATAATTATATTTAA
- a CDS encoding MrpF/PhaF family protein: protein MGLNLFSAKIILLILLFSILFDLPYLLDIAIVYTLLGFIGIIFISRFVKGKGKI from the coding sequence TTGGGACTTAACCTTTTTTCTGCAAAAATAATACTGTTGATACTTCTCTTTTCAATTTTATTTGATCTACCTTATTTACTTGATATTGCTATAGTATATACATTACTAGGTTTTATCGGCATAATATTCATTTCAAGATTTGTAAAAGGAAAGGGGAAAATTTAA
- a CDS encoding MnhB domain-containing protein produces the protein MRSRSELLMKSLGVLYPIIFLFGIYITINGHSTPGGGFQGGAIISSTFIIQYIINPELEVSLSRLQKIEKILFLCIILIVTIFVLHLNGSSILLVNQIYLIVMNILIATKVYCGLSIIFFRFVLFESR, from the coding sequence ATGAGAAGCAGATCTGAACTTCTTATGAAATCATTGGGAGTATTGTATCCCATCATATTTTTATTTGGTATATATATTACAATAAATGGCCATAGCACTCCTGGTGGCGGTTTTCAAGGTGGTGCAATTATCAGCTCAACATTTATAATTCAATATATTATAAATCCTGAATTGGAAGTTTCATTATCAAGATTACAAAAAATCGAGAAAATCCTTTTTCTCTGTATTATATTAATCGTAACCATATTTGTACTTCATTTAAATGGAAGCTCAATCCTGCTAGTCAACCAAATATATCTTATAGTCATGAACATATTGATTGCGACTAAAGTTTATTGTGGTCTAAGTATAATTTTCTTTAGATTTGTACTTTTCGAAAGCAGATAA